From Malaya genurostris strain Urasoe2022 chromosome 2, Malgen_1.1, whole genome shotgun sequence:
CAGTTTTTCGATCAGAAGTGAAAGTAGATCCCGAGGAGGAAAGAAAACGATTATCCGATCTATTCGGTGAGCTGGAGAACGATGAATTGTCTCTAGAGGAGACTAAAAAATACGAAAATGGAACCAATATGCCTGTAAAACTCGAAAATTGTTAGTTTTTCGTTATTCCAAAATTGATACTATTGTATGaatatgaaactttttttttttttttcagtggatTATAAACTTCGACCCGCAATGCTTAAAGCAGAAATCAAAGACGAATTCAAACCAAAAATCGAAGCCAGCGAGTTACTCGACGCGATTAAAGCGAATGGTGcccaaaataacttttttttgttacaaCTGCCGGATGTGTTACCGGGAAGAACTGATACCGAAGTTCGCAAGACTGAGCCGTCTTCGAAAGAGCAACAGGACGCGCCAATTGAAACGGATCCGCCCCGTTGTACGGTTCGTGAGCTTGAAGAGGGATACGTAGGTAAATTAATACGATACAGATCCGGCAAGGTGAAGCTTATACTGGGAAACATGGTATTCGATTTAACCTTGGGCATGGATAGCGGATTCCTACAGGAATTAGTGTCTGTTAACACAAATACCTCGGAACGGAGTGGGAATATTATCAATCTAGCAGCTATTAAAGCAAAACTGAACGCATCACCCGACTGGGAAtatctttttgaaaaataaaatacgaCTAATCGATTTCTTGTTTCTATTTAAGCTATAACTTCAACCAACACATGTTCAAACTATGTCATccttttggtttattttttcagCTTTGTGAATGTTGCCATCCAAATCGAGGGCGAAATTGTAGCTGACTGGTTGCACTAATGCCAATTCAATTGCTTGGTCTATATTTTCTCGGGTGATAAAACTTTTCGCTTGCTCCTGTTCTTCTCGGACCCGGGCCCGCAGTGAATCAAGTTTTTCGCGATCGCGCTCTTCCTTAGCAAGCAATCGTTCCAGTACGTATTTTTTTCGTTGTTCGTGTTCTTGTGCAAGccgtttatcgcgaatatcggcAACATCTCGATTCCATTGTTCGTTGATACGTTGGGCTTGCTCCCATTCGGCTTCTTCCTGCTC
This genomic window contains:
- the LOC131431277 gene encoding small ribosomal subunit protein mS26, producing MSGISTAVGILTARCLLKPAESLPKVLLQYTTVRYRRKPRWLGTAKSKLFRVPERKLQSQDEKEELKRLNNNYHAQMKAVRRFLMDEVEAFKLVSRAGMVLQTPEQEEAEWEQAQRINEQWNRDVADIRDKRLAQEHEQRKKYVLERLLAKEERDREKLDSLRARVREEQEQAKSFITRENIDQAIELALVQPVSYNFALDLDGNIHKAEKINQKDDIV
- the LOC131431276 gene encoding DNA-directed RNA polymerase III subunit RPC4 — encoded protein: MESTMKIKQEPGLKARGNATTAAQPAITVKSERLSSFRVPRDLTLGGLTNGRASKPVTNKKVYTPNLNAVRNKDTNVKTASIGIKQRVKIERNKDAKGSSKSKSSLIQTAGIFSEGLAQRTLQRSKYDKYNNASKEPGEAIRRPVFRSEVKVDPEEERKRLSDLFGELENDELSLEETKKYENGTNMPVKLENLDYKLRPAMLKAEIKDEFKPKIEASELLDAIKANGAQNNFFLLQLPDVLPGRTDTEVRKTEPSSKEQQDAPIETDPPRCTVRELEEGYVGKLIRYRSGKVKLILGNMVFDLTLGMDSGFLQELVSVNTNTSERSGNIINLAAIKAKLNASPDWEYLFEK